A genomic window from Diospyros lotus cultivar Yz01 chromosome 2, ASM1463336v1, whole genome shotgun sequence includes:
- the LOC127794555 gene encoding uncharacterized protein LOC127794555 isoform X2, which yields MVVVTGDRYLESLVKFVDNQAGPLIDGTLVLKLNPVGLHYVQSRLEALAELEALLVGAPVDYLRAYISDLGDHRALEHLRRILRLLTSLKVVSVLPHPARDPTPLSLLAFIRLKVLELRGCDLSTNAARGLLELRHTLEKIVCHNSTDALRHVFASRIAEIRDSPQWNRLSFVSCACNGLVLMDESLQLLPVVETLDLSRNKFAKVDNLRKCTRLRHLDLGFNQLRSVQSFNEVSCQIVKLVLRNNALTTLCGIDNLKSLEGLDLSYNVISNFSELEILASLPSLLSLWLEGNPLCCAQWYRAQVFSIFPYPEKLLLDERKICTGEIWKRQIIIASRQKRPASFGFYSPAKGDAELEGTINTKRKKHSRLASIESEGQSRYVGSDQESVSCENETQSRDENIASEEEAEIVGLMNRIELRKQEHSALWLQGFDEWLNRDSEKLIESSKCDVGTLNPDKEHYRKHRTRHRYLGESSQYVSDSVQASGDQSRMNFLESGSSFAAISTGFNAYQYYEQTSKVEFKFSMGHTSSKPEPVTGRMDTKQEQMKSYPGKGFFFMRAGNSHLDPSGTPPGYAGSPPHYQEDILHRRHNLEEEFLQLSAESYSAASSDSNTSCSEDDSTEFGSFIPKGDQSLIDELSETSSHSSMCQPEDRHHDKDPGASQVAQNGLYLSDPCVELSMGALKLVESDYLPQLWDKNFPTIENDNGTRHRVNQEAEKKCHKKKPKRRTVLLSEEYSVLEPPLKSGICTDTMEDAGPRYILHGSAQKTIDNKQTWGAATSFTHNRTGVLSGLQYSGADDIIEDYFNSSLADIGVHETCRMCMHCNCIIEQKSGYREGEVAVVLSSENKLYLLLIDTKTDGSGITLSQMGCHRTEDVREVLIGLGLQMLRLCIEEGITYLFTTRSIDISRELLYILHFSDSDTRMQNCSMQSLEQVQVEFFERHICGSSKMNMFQYSMVFFWCKNMKDDLWVSRSLFVLEEHLLVCIEDLRQFGFFSDHSSSPYFSLDSCCSITDVSEMVINTGEGWCLTLALERVSSEFCPSQKARRAKENTSRTKKNPALGPSPWKIRWFSESSLLNFVALVKAIHSGLADSASSLVVRYDS from the exons ATGGTGGTTGTCACCGGAGATCGGTACCTGGAGTCGCTGGTGAAGTTCGTGGACAATCAAGCGGGGCCGTTGATCGACGGAACCCTAGTTCTCAAGCTCAATCCCGTCGGCCTCCACTACGTCCAGTCCAGGCTCGAGGCGCTCGCCGAGCTCGAGGCCCTGCTCGTTGGCGCCCCCGTCGACTACCTCCGCGCCTACATCTCCGACCTCGGCGACCACCGTGCCCTCGAGCATCTCCGCAGGATTCTGCGCCTCTTGACTTCCCTCAAAGTGGTCTCCGTGTTGCCGCACCCGGCCCGAGACCCCACGCCCCTCTCGCTGCTTGCCTTCATCCGGCTGAAGGTCCTGGAGCTCCGCGGATGCGATCTCTCGACTAACGCTGCCCGGGGACTCCTCGAATTGAGGCATACATTGGAGAAAATCGTCTGTCACAATTCTACT GATGCACTGCGGCATGTATTTGCAAGTAGAATTGCTGAGATAAGAGACTCCCCACAGTGGAACCGGTTGTCCTTTGTTTCATGTGCTTGTAATGGTCTAGTTCTGATGGATGAATCTTTGCAACTTCTCCCTGTTGTGGAGACCCTTGATTTAAGTAGAAACAAGTTTGCGAAGGTGGATAATCTCCGAAAGTGTACAAGATTGAGGCACCTGGATCTTGGATTTAATCAACTGAGATCTGTTCAATCATTTAATGAG GTCTCCTGTCAAATTGTCAAACTTGTTCTGAGGAACAATGCTCTAACAACGTTGTGTGGGATTGATAATTTGAAGTCACTTGAAGGCCTTGATCTTTCCTACAATGTTATTTCCAATTTCTCAGAACTAGAGATACTAGCCAGCCTTCCATCTCTACTGAGCCTGTGGTTGGAAGGAAATCCTTTATGCTGTGCACAATGGTACAGAGCACAAGTGTTTAGCATTTTTCCTTACCCAGAAAAG TTGTTATTAGATGAGAGGAAAATTTGTACTGGAGAAATTTGGAAGCGGCAAATTATTATAGCAAGCAGGCAGAAAAGGCCTGCTAGCTTTGGATTTTATTCCCCAGCTAAAGGTGATGCTGAATTGGAAGGAACCATCAACACAAAAAGG AAGAAACATTCTCGCCTTGCTAGTATTGAAAGTGAAGGGCAGTCAAGATATGTAGGCTCAGACCAAGAATCGGTGTCATGTGAGAATGAGACTCAAAGCAGAGATGAGAACATCGCCTCTGAGGAGGAAGCTGAAATTGTTGGTTTGATGAACAGAATTGAACTCAGGAAACAAGAGCATTCTGCTTTATGGTTGCAAGGTTTTGACGAATGGTTAAATCGGGATTCTGAGAAACTGATAGAAAGTAGTAAATGTGATGTTGGTACATTAAATCCTGATAAAGAACATTATCGGAAACACAGGACAAGACACAGGTATCTTGGTGAGAGCTCACAATATGTTTCTGACTCTGTTCAGGCTTCAGGTGATCAGAGTAGGATGAACTTTTTGGAATCTGGCAGCTCTTTTGCAGCTATTTCCACCGGTTTCAATGCTTATCAATATTATGAGCAAACTAGTAAAGTGGAATTTAAATTCTCTATGGGACATACCAGCAGTAAACCTGAACCTGTTACTGGAAGAATGGATACAAAGCAGGAGCAAATGAAATCTTATCCTGGTAAAGGATTTTTCTTTATGAGAGCTGGAAACTCTCATCTTGATCCTTCGGGTACACCACCTGGTTATGCAGGATCGCCACCTCATTATCAAGAAGACATTCTGCATCGGCGCCACAACTTAGAAGAGGAATTTTTGCAGCTATCTGCAGAGTCATATTCAGCAGCATCATCTGATAGTAACACCAGTTGTAGTGAAGATGATTCCACTGAATTTGGGTCCTTTATTCCTAAAGGTGATCAGTCACTGATCGACGAGTTGTCTGAGACTAGCAGCCATTCGTCAATGTGCCAGCCTGAAGATAGACATCATGACAAGGATCCCGGAGCTTCCCAGGTAGCACAGAATGGTTTATATTTGTCTGATCCATGTGTTGAGCTATCAATGGGTGCTCTAAAACTAGTGGAGTCAGACTACTTGCCACAGTTGTGGGACAAGAATTTTCCTACCATTGAGAATGACAATGGCACTAGACATCGTGTGAACCAAGAGGCCGAAAAGAAATGTCACAAAAAGAAGCCCAAAAGAAGAACTGTTTTGCTATCAGAGGAGTATAGTGTACTGGAACCGCCACTAAAGTCAGGTATTTGTACAGACACCATGGAGGATGCAGGACCAAGATATATTCTTCATGGTAGTGCTCAGAAGACAATTGATAACAAACAGACATGGGGTGCTGCTACCTCTTTTACCCATAACAGAACTGGAGTCCTTTCTGGGTTACAATACTCGGGGGCAGATGACATCATAGAGGATTATTTCAATTCCAGTTTGGCTGACATAGGAGTTCATGAAACTTGTAGGATGTGTATGCATTGCAATTGCATAATTGAGCAGAAGTCTGGCTACAGAGAAGG AGAAGTTGCTGTGGTACTGAGCAGCGAGAACAAGTTGTATTTATTGCTCATTGACACCAAGACTGATGGGTCAG GAATTACCTTAAGTCAAATGGGTTGCCACAGAACTGAAGATGTTAGAGAGGTTTTAATTGGGTTGGGACTTCAAATGTTGAG GCTGTGCATTGAGGAGGGCATAACATATCTGTTCACTACAAGGAGTATTGATATATCAAGGGAATTACTGTATATATTGCACTTCTCTGATTCAGATACAAGGATGCAAAACTGTTCCATGCAAAG TTTGGAGCAGGTTCAGGTTGAATTCTTTGAAAGGCATATATGTGGAAGTTCAAAAATGAACATGTTCCAATATTCAATGGTATTTTTTTGGTGCAAAAATATGAAAG ATGATTTGTGGGTTTCAAGATCACTGTTTGTGCTTGAAGAGCATCTTCTCGTGTGCATTGAAGACTTAAGGCAGTTTGGCTTTTTCTCAGACCACTCATCTTCTCCATATTTCTCACTTGATTCATGTTGCTCCATCACTGATGTGTCTGAGATG GTCATCAACACTGGGGAGGGGTGGTGTC
- the LOC127794555 gene encoding uncharacterized protein LOC127794555 isoform X1, with protein sequence MVVVTGDRYLESLVKFVDNQAGPLIDGTLVLKLNPVGLHYVQSRLEALAELEALLVGAPVDYLRAYISDLGDHRALEHLRRILRLLTSLKVVSVLPHPARDPTPLSLLAFIRLKVLELRGCDLSTNAARGLLELRHTLEKIVCHNSTDALRHVFASRIAEIRDSPQWNRLSFVSCACNGLVLMDESLQLLPVVETLDLSRNKFAKVDNLRKCTRLRHLDLGFNQLRSVQSFNEVSCQIVKLVLRNNALTTLCGIDNLKSLEGLDLSYNVISNFSELEILASLPSLLSLWLEGNPLCCAQWYRAQVFSIFPYPEKLLLDERKICTGEIWKRQIIIASRQKRPASFGFYSPAKGDAELEGTINTKRKKHSRLASIESEGQSRYVGSDQESVSCENETQSRDENIASEEEAEIVGLMNRIELRKQEHSALWLQGFDEWLNRDSEKLIESSKCDVGTLNPDKEHYRKHRTRHRYLGESSQYVSDSVQASGDQSRMNFLESGSSFAAISTGFNAYQYYEQTSKVEFKFSMGHTSSKPEPVTGRMDTKQEQMKSYPGKGFFFMRAGNSHLDPSGTPPGYAGSPPHYQEDILHRRHNLEEEFLQLSAESYSAASSDSNTSCSEDDSTEFGSFIPKGDQSLIDELSETSSHSSMCQPEDRHHDKDPGASQVAQNGLYLSDPCVELSMGALKLVESDYLPQLWDKNFPTIENDNGTRHRVNQEAEKKCHKKKPKRRTVLLSEEYSVLEPPLKSGICTDTMEDAGPRYILHGSAQKTIDNKQTWGAATSFTHNRTGVLSGLQYSGADDIIEDYFNSSLADIGVHETCRMCMHCNCIIEQKSGYREGEVAVVLSSENKLYLLLIDTKTDGSGITLSQMGCHRTEDVREVLIGLGLQMLRLCIEEGITYLFTTRSIDISRELLYILHFSDSDTRMQNCSMQSLCTFSFLVYDGWWLGNLNGSLEQVQVEFFERHICGSSKMNMFQYSMVFFWCKNMKDDLWVSRSLFVLEEHLLVCIEDLRQFGFFSDHSSSPYFSLDSCCSITDVSEMVINTGEGWCLTLALERVSSEFCPSQKARRAKENTSRTKKNPALGPSPWKIRWFSESSLLNFVALVKAIHSGLADSASSLVVRYDS encoded by the exons ATGGTGGTTGTCACCGGAGATCGGTACCTGGAGTCGCTGGTGAAGTTCGTGGACAATCAAGCGGGGCCGTTGATCGACGGAACCCTAGTTCTCAAGCTCAATCCCGTCGGCCTCCACTACGTCCAGTCCAGGCTCGAGGCGCTCGCCGAGCTCGAGGCCCTGCTCGTTGGCGCCCCCGTCGACTACCTCCGCGCCTACATCTCCGACCTCGGCGACCACCGTGCCCTCGAGCATCTCCGCAGGATTCTGCGCCTCTTGACTTCCCTCAAAGTGGTCTCCGTGTTGCCGCACCCGGCCCGAGACCCCACGCCCCTCTCGCTGCTTGCCTTCATCCGGCTGAAGGTCCTGGAGCTCCGCGGATGCGATCTCTCGACTAACGCTGCCCGGGGACTCCTCGAATTGAGGCATACATTGGAGAAAATCGTCTGTCACAATTCTACT GATGCACTGCGGCATGTATTTGCAAGTAGAATTGCTGAGATAAGAGACTCCCCACAGTGGAACCGGTTGTCCTTTGTTTCATGTGCTTGTAATGGTCTAGTTCTGATGGATGAATCTTTGCAACTTCTCCCTGTTGTGGAGACCCTTGATTTAAGTAGAAACAAGTTTGCGAAGGTGGATAATCTCCGAAAGTGTACAAGATTGAGGCACCTGGATCTTGGATTTAATCAACTGAGATCTGTTCAATCATTTAATGAG GTCTCCTGTCAAATTGTCAAACTTGTTCTGAGGAACAATGCTCTAACAACGTTGTGTGGGATTGATAATTTGAAGTCACTTGAAGGCCTTGATCTTTCCTACAATGTTATTTCCAATTTCTCAGAACTAGAGATACTAGCCAGCCTTCCATCTCTACTGAGCCTGTGGTTGGAAGGAAATCCTTTATGCTGTGCACAATGGTACAGAGCACAAGTGTTTAGCATTTTTCCTTACCCAGAAAAG TTGTTATTAGATGAGAGGAAAATTTGTACTGGAGAAATTTGGAAGCGGCAAATTATTATAGCAAGCAGGCAGAAAAGGCCTGCTAGCTTTGGATTTTATTCCCCAGCTAAAGGTGATGCTGAATTGGAAGGAACCATCAACACAAAAAGG AAGAAACATTCTCGCCTTGCTAGTATTGAAAGTGAAGGGCAGTCAAGATATGTAGGCTCAGACCAAGAATCGGTGTCATGTGAGAATGAGACTCAAAGCAGAGATGAGAACATCGCCTCTGAGGAGGAAGCTGAAATTGTTGGTTTGATGAACAGAATTGAACTCAGGAAACAAGAGCATTCTGCTTTATGGTTGCAAGGTTTTGACGAATGGTTAAATCGGGATTCTGAGAAACTGATAGAAAGTAGTAAATGTGATGTTGGTACATTAAATCCTGATAAAGAACATTATCGGAAACACAGGACAAGACACAGGTATCTTGGTGAGAGCTCACAATATGTTTCTGACTCTGTTCAGGCTTCAGGTGATCAGAGTAGGATGAACTTTTTGGAATCTGGCAGCTCTTTTGCAGCTATTTCCACCGGTTTCAATGCTTATCAATATTATGAGCAAACTAGTAAAGTGGAATTTAAATTCTCTATGGGACATACCAGCAGTAAACCTGAACCTGTTACTGGAAGAATGGATACAAAGCAGGAGCAAATGAAATCTTATCCTGGTAAAGGATTTTTCTTTATGAGAGCTGGAAACTCTCATCTTGATCCTTCGGGTACACCACCTGGTTATGCAGGATCGCCACCTCATTATCAAGAAGACATTCTGCATCGGCGCCACAACTTAGAAGAGGAATTTTTGCAGCTATCTGCAGAGTCATATTCAGCAGCATCATCTGATAGTAACACCAGTTGTAGTGAAGATGATTCCACTGAATTTGGGTCCTTTATTCCTAAAGGTGATCAGTCACTGATCGACGAGTTGTCTGAGACTAGCAGCCATTCGTCAATGTGCCAGCCTGAAGATAGACATCATGACAAGGATCCCGGAGCTTCCCAGGTAGCACAGAATGGTTTATATTTGTCTGATCCATGTGTTGAGCTATCAATGGGTGCTCTAAAACTAGTGGAGTCAGACTACTTGCCACAGTTGTGGGACAAGAATTTTCCTACCATTGAGAATGACAATGGCACTAGACATCGTGTGAACCAAGAGGCCGAAAAGAAATGTCACAAAAAGAAGCCCAAAAGAAGAACTGTTTTGCTATCAGAGGAGTATAGTGTACTGGAACCGCCACTAAAGTCAGGTATTTGTACAGACACCATGGAGGATGCAGGACCAAGATATATTCTTCATGGTAGTGCTCAGAAGACAATTGATAACAAACAGACATGGGGTGCTGCTACCTCTTTTACCCATAACAGAACTGGAGTCCTTTCTGGGTTACAATACTCGGGGGCAGATGACATCATAGAGGATTATTTCAATTCCAGTTTGGCTGACATAGGAGTTCATGAAACTTGTAGGATGTGTATGCATTGCAATTGCATAATTGAGCAGAAGTCTGGCTACAGAGAAGG AGAAGTTGCTGTGGTACTGAGCAGCGAGAACAAGTTGTATTTATTGCTCATTGACACCAAGACTGATGGGTCAG GAATTACCTTAAGTCAAATGGGTTGCCACAGAACTGAAGATGTTAGAGAGGTTTTAATTGGGTTGGGACTTCAAATGTTGAG GCTGTGCATTGAGGAGGGCATAACATATCTGTTCACTACAAGGAGTATTGATATATCAAGGGAATTACTGTATATATTGCACTTCTCTGATTCAGATACAAGGATGCAAAACTGTTCCATGCAAAG TCTTTGTACATTCTCATTTCTTGTTTATGATGGATGGTGGCTTGGAAATTTAAATGGCAGTTTGGAGCAGGTTCAGGTTGAATTCTTTGAAAGGCATATATGTGGAAGTTCAAAAATGAACATGTTCCAATATTCAATGGTATTTTTTTGGTGCAAAAATATGAAAG ATGATTTGTGGGTTTCAAGATCACTGTTTGTGCTTGAAGAGCATCTTCTCGTGTGCATTGAAGACTTAAGGCAGTTTGGCTTTTTCTCAGACCACTCATCTTCTCCATATTTCTCACTTGATTCATGTTGCTCCATCACTGATGTGTCTGAGATG GTCATCAACACTGGGGAGGGGTGGTGTC
- the LOC127794555 gene encoding uncharacterized protein LOC127794555 isoform X3, which produces MVVVTGDRYLESLVKFVDNQAGPLIDGTLVLKLNPVGLHYVQSRLEALAELEALLVGAPVDYLRAYISDLGDHRALEHLRRILRLLTSLKVVSVLPHPARDPTPLSLLAFIRLKVLELRGCDLSTNAARGLLELRHTLEKIVCHNSTDALRHVFASRIAEIRDSPQWNRLSFVSCACNGLVLMDESLQLLPVVETLDLSRNKFAKVDNLRKCTRLRHLDLGFNQLRSVQSFNEVSCQIVKLVLRNNALTTLCGIDNLKSLEGLDLSYNVISNFSELEILASLPSLLSLWLEGNPLCCAQWYRAQVFSIFPYPEKLLLDERKICTGEIWKRQIIIASRQKRPASFGFYSPAKGDAELEGTINTKRKKHSRLASIESEGQSRYVGSDQESVSCENETQSRDENIASEEEAEIVGLMNRIELRKQEHSALWLQGFDEWLNRDSEKLIESSKCDVGTLNPDKEHYRKHRTRHRYLGESSQYVSDSVQASGDQSRMNFLESGSSFAAISTGFNAYQYYEQTSKVEFKFSMGHTSSKPEPVTGRMDTKQEQMKSYPGKGFFFMRAGNSHLDPSGTPPGYAGSPPHYQEDILHRRHNLEEEFLQLSAESYSAASSDSNTSCSEDDSTEFGSFIPKGDQSLIDELSETSSHSSMCQPEDRHHDKDPGASQVAQNGLYLSDPCVELSMGALKLVESDYLPQLWDKNFPTIENDNGTRHRVNQEAEKKCHKKKPKRRTVLLSEEYSVLEPPLKSGICTDTMEDAGPRYILHGSAQKTIDNKQTWGAATSFTHNRTGVLSGLQYSGADDIIEDYFNSSLADIGVHETCRMCMHCNCIIEQKSGYREGEVAVVLSSENKLYLLLIDTKTDGSGITLSQMGCHRTEDVREVLIGLGLQMLRLCIEEGITYLFTTRSIDISRELLYILHFSDSDTRMQNCSMQRFRLNSLKGIYVEVQK; this is translated from the exons ATGGTGGTTGTCACCGGAGATCGGTACCTGGAGTCGCTGGTGAAGTTCGTGGACAATCAAGCGGGGCCGTTGATCGACGGAACCCTAGTTCTCAAGCTCAATCCCGTCGGCCTCCACTACGTCCAGTCCAGGCTCGAGGCGCTCGCCGAGCTCGAGGCCCTGCTCGTTGGCGCCCCCGTCGACTACCTCCGCGCCTACATCTCCGACCTCGGCGACCACCGTGCCCTCGAGCATCTCCGCAGGATTCTGCGCCTCTTGACTTCCCTCAAAGTGGTCTCCGTGTTGCCGCACCCGGCCCGAGACCCCACGCCCCTCTCGCTGCTTGCCTTCATCCGGCTGAAGGTCCTGGAGCTCCGCGGATGCGATCTCTCGACTAACGCTGCCCGGGGACTCCTCGAATTGAGGCATACATTGGAGAAAATCGTCTGTCACAATTCTACT GATGCACTGCGGCATGTATTTGCAAGTAGAATTGCTGAGATAAGAGACTCCCCACAGTGGAACCGGTTGTCCTTTGTTTCATGTGCTTGTAATGGTCTAGTTCTGATGGATGAATCTTTGCAACTTCTCCCTGTTGTGGAGACCCTTGATTTAAGTAGAAACAAGTTTGCGAAGGTGGATAATCTCCGAAAGTGTACAAGATTGAGGCACCTGGATCTTGGATTTAATCAACTGAGATCTGTTCAATCATTTAATGAG GTCTCCTGTCAAATTGTCAAACTTGTTCTGAGGAACAATGCTCTAACAACGTTGTGTGGGATTGATAATTTGAAGTCACTTGAAGGCCTTGATCTTTCCTACAATGTTATTTCCAATTTCTCAGAACTAGAGATACTAGCCAGCCTTCCATCTCTACTGAGCCTGTGGTTGGAAGGAAATCCTTTATGCTGTGCACAATGGTACAGAGCACAAGTGTTTAGCATTTTTCCTTACCCAGAAAAG TTGTTATTAGATGAGAGGAAAATTTGTACTGGAGAAATTTGGAAGCGGCAAATTATTATAGCAAGCAGGCAGAAAAGGCCTGCTAGCTTTGGATTTTATTCCCCAGCTAAAGGTGATGCTGAATTGGAAGGAACCATCAACACAAAAAGG AAGAAACATTCTCGCCTTGCTAGTATTGAAAGTGAAGGGCAGTCAAGATATGTAGGCTCAGACCAAGAATCGGTGTCATGTGAGAATGAGACTCAAAGCAGAGATGAGAACATCGCCTCTGAGGAGGAAGCTGAAATTGTTGGTTTGATGAACAGAATTGAACTCAGGAAACAAGAGCATTCTGCTTTATGGTTGCAAGGTTTTGACGAATGGTTAAATCGGGATTCTGAGAAACTGATAGAAAGTAGTAAATGTGATGTTGGTACATTAAATCCTGATAAAGAACATTATCGGAAACACAGGACAAGACACAGGTATCTTGGTGAGAGCTCACAATATGTTTCTGACTCTGTTCAGGCTTCAGGTGATCAGAGTAGGATGAACTTTTTGGAATCTGGCAGCTCTTTTGCAGCTATTTCCACCGGTTTCAATGCTTATCAATATTATGAGCAAACTAGTAAAGTGGAATTTAAATTCTCTATGGGACATACCAGCAGTAAACCTGAACCTGTTACTGGAAGAATGGATACAAAGCAGGAGCAAATGAAATCTTATCCTGGTAAAGGATTTTTCTTTATGAGAGCTGGAAACTCTCATCTTGATCCTTCGGGTACACCACCTGGTTATGCAGGATCGCCACCTCATTATCAAGAAGACATTCTGCATCGGCGCCACAACTTAGAAGAGGAATTTTTGCAGCTATCTGCAGAGTCATATTCAGCAGCATCATCTGATAGTAACACCAGTTGTAGTGAAGATGATTCCACTGAATTTGGGTCCTTTATTCCTAAAGGTGATCAGTCACTGATCGACGAGTTGTCTGAGACTAGCAGCCATTCGTCAATGTGCCAGCCTGAAGATAGACATCATGACAAGGATCCCGGAGCTTCCCAGGTAGCACAGAATGGTTTATATTTGTCTGATCCATGTGTTGAGCTATCAATGGGTGCTCTAAAACTAGTGGAGTCAGACTACTTGCCACAGTTGTGGGACAAGAATTTTCCTACCATTGAGAATGACAATGGCACTAGACATCGTGTGAACCAAGAGGCCGAAAAGAAATGTCACAAAAAGAAGCCCAAAAGAAGAACTGTTTTGCTATCAGAGGAGTATAGTGTACTGGAACCGCCACTAAAGTCAGGTATTTGTACAGACACCATGGAGGATGCAGGACCAAGATATATTCTTCATGGTAGTGCTCAGAAGACAATTGATAACAAACAGACATGGGGTGCTGCTACCTCTTTTACCCATAACAGAACTGGAGTCCTTTCTGGGTTACAATACTCGGGGGCAGATGACATCATAGAGGATTATTTCAATTCCAGTTTGGCTGACATAGGAGTTCATGAAACTTGTAGGATGTGTATGCATTGCAATTGCATAATTGAGCAGAAGTCTGGCTACAGAGAAGG AGAAGTTGCTGTGGTACTGAGCAGCGAGAACAAGTTGTATTTATTGCTCATTGACACCAAGACTGATGGGTCAG GAATTACCTTAAGTCAAATGGGTTGCCACAGAACTGAAGATGTTAGAGAGGTTTTAATTGGGTTGGGACTTCAAATGTTGAG GCTGTGCATTGAGGAGGGCATAACATATCTGTTCACTACAAGGAGTATTGATATATCAAGGGAATTACTGTATATATTGCACTTCTCTGATTCAGATACAAGGATGCAAAACTGTTCCATGCAAAG GTTCAGGTTGAATTCTTTGAAAGGCATATATGTGGAAGTTCAAAAATGA